One segment of Pantoea sp. Lij88 DNA contains the following:
- a CDS encoding sugar porter family MFS transporter: MVAAKKSGNQQNRFTWFVCFMAALSGLLFGLDIGVIAGALPFLAKDLQITNHQQEWVVSSMMFGAALGALAAGWMSSKLGRKKSMLAGATLFVIGSLWSAFSPDVESLVCARVMLGLAVGIASYTAPLYLAEIAPERIRGSMISMYQLMLTTGIVVAYLSDTAFSYSGNWRGMLGVIAIPAVILFIGVLFLPNSPRWLAAHGRFNEAQRVLDRLRNSSEQAREELEEIRESLQVKQRGWSLFRSNGNFRRAVWLGMLLQVMQQFTGMNVVMYYAPKIFNIAGFSSTSEQMWGTVIVGLVNMLATLIAIFFVDRWGRKPMLTTSFLVMAVGMGVLGTLLHMGVETDFRKYFAVAMLLMFIVGFAMAAGPVIWLLCSEIQPLKGRDFGITASTTTNWVGNMIVGATFLTMLDQLGNANTFWFYGALNLVFIVLTVMLVPETKHVTLEHIERNLMKGKALRDIGA, translated from the coding sequence ATGGTTGCGGCAAAAAAATCGGGAAATCAACAGAACCGCTTTACCTGGTTCGTCTGTTTTATGGCGGCGCTCTCCGGCCTGCTGTTTGGTCTGGATATCGGCGTCATCGCAGGTGCCTTGCCGTTTCTGGCGAAGGATTTGCAGATCACTAACCATCAGCAGGAGTGGGTAGTGAGTTCGATGATGTTTGGTGCAGCGCTGGGCGCGCTGGCGGCGGGCTGGATGTCATCAAAACTGGGACGTAAAAAAAGTATGCTGGCGGGCGCAACGCTGTTTGTGATTGGCTCGCTGTGGTCAGCCTTTTCACCCGATGTGGAATCGCTGGTCTGCGCCCGTGTGATGCTGGGTCTGGCGGTGGGGATCGCCTCTTATACCGCGCCACTCTATCTGGCGGAGATTGCGCCGGAACGGATTCGTGGCTCAATGATTTCGATGTACCAGCTGATGCTGACCACCGGCATCGTGGTGGCTTATCTCTCCGACACCGCGTTCAGCTACAGCGGCAACTGGCGCGGGATGCTCGGCGTGATCGCCATTCCGGCAGTGATCCTGTTTATCGGCGTGCTGTTTCTGCCCAACAGCCCACGCTGGCTGGCAGCACACGGACGCTTTAACGAGGCGCAGCGGGTGCTGGATCGGCTGCGTAACAGCAGTGAGCAGGCCCGGGAGGAGCTGGAAGAGATCCGTGAAAGCCTGCAGGTGAAGCAGCGCGGCTGGTCGCTGTTCCGTTCAAATGGCAATTTCCGCCGCGCAGTATGGCTGGGGATGCTGCTACAGGTGATGCAGCAGTTTACCGGTATGAATGTGGTGATGTATTACGCGCCCAAAATCTTCAACATTGCCGGCTTCTCCAGCACCAGTGAGCAGATGTGGGGCACGGTGATTGTCGGGCTGGTGAACATGCTGGCCACGCTGATTGCAATTTTCTTTGTCGATCGCTGGGGTCGCAAACCCATGCTCACCACCAGTTTTCTGGTGATGGCGGTGGGTATGGGCGTGCTGGGCACGCTGCTGCATATGGGCGTTGAAACCGATTTCCGCAAATATTTTGCTGTCGCGATGCTGCTGATGTTTATCGTCGGCTTTGCAATGGCGGCCGGACCGGTAATCTGGCTGCTCTGTTCAGAGATTCAGCCGCTGAAAGGGCGTGACTTCGGGATTACGGCTTCGACCACCACTAACTGGGTCGGCAATATGATTGTGGGGGCAACCTTCCTGACGATGCTGGATCAGCTCGGGAACGCCAACACCTTCTGGTTCTATGGCGCGCTCAATCTGGTGTTTATCGTGCTGACAGTCATGCTGGTACCCGAGACCAAACACGTCACGCTGGAGCATATCGAACGCAACCTGATGAAGGGTAAGGCGCTGCGTGACATCGGGGCGTAA
- a CDS encoding LacI family DNA-binding transcriptional regulator, with product MKKLTLEVVAKMAGVGIATVDRVLNERGGVSLETSRKVLKAAREVGLKRLLPEEYQHPWQIEVFLSNNGSSFFQQLTTHFSEVASQLGYRRLKLHKTLVAEAQPEQLAQSIIARSSNRDGIIVFAHDSPPIYRALALCHSRNVPVITIVTDLPDADRLCHVGIDQYQAGRTAGLLMSKTVNQPGDILMVSGRFDYRAHRQRIAGFREAMAQRAPQRHLREVLAGQDQRETIRSELARNLRPSQAIAGVYNTGMGNTDVSDTLRAHQLLGKCTYITHELYDVTRQLLLNDEVAFTLDQHAQQHARLAIDLMLNHLETGYQPDVYQAGKVAFRLFTAENMV from the coding sequence ATGAAAAAGCTCACCTTAGAAGTGGTGGCAAAAATGGCGGGCGTCGGGATTGCGACGGTCGATCGGGTGCTGAACGAGCGCGGCGGCGTGTCGCTGGAGACCAGCCGCAAAGTCCTGAAAGCCGCACGTGAAGTGGGATTGAAACGTCTGCTGCCAGAGGAGTACCAGCATCCGTGGCAAATCGAGGTTTTCCTCAGCAATAACGGCTCATCCTTTTTTCAGCAACTCACGACCCATTTCAGCGAGGTTGCCAGTCAGCTGGGCTATCGCCGCCTGAAACTGCACAAAACCCTGGTGGCCGAAGCGCAGCCTGAGCAGCTGGCGCAGAGCATTATCGCCCGCAGCAGTAACCGCGACGGCATCATTGTGTTCGCGCACGACTCGCCGCCCATCTATCGGGCACTGGCGCTGTGCCACAGCCGCAATGTGCCGGTGATCACCATCGTCACCGATCTGCCCGATGCCGACCGTTTGTGTCATGTCGGCATCGATCAGTATCAGGCGGGCCGCACGGCCGGACTGCTGATGAGTAAAACAGTGAATCAGCCTGGCGACATTCTGATGGTCAGCGGTCGCTTTGATTACCGCGCCCACCGTCAGCGCATCGCGGGATTCCGTGAGGCGATGGCGCAGCGCGCGCCGCAGCGTCATCTGCGTGAGGTGCTGGCAGGTCAGGATCAGCGGGAGACCATCCGCAGCGAACTGGCGCGTAACCTGCGTCCGTCGCAGGCAATTGCCGGCGTCTATAACACCGGCATGGGCAACACCGACGTCAGCGATACCCTGCGCGCCCATCAGCTGCTGGGCAAATGCACTTACATCACCCATGAGCTGTATGATGTGACCCGCCAGCTGCTGCTGAACGATGAAGTGGCGTTTACGCTGGATCAGCATGCTCAGCAGCATGCCCGGTTAGCGATTGATCTGATGCTGAATCATCTGGAGACCGGCTATCAACCGGATGTCTATCAGGCGGGTAAAGTCGCGTTTCGGCTGTTTACGGCGGAAAATATGGTATGA
- a CDS encoding alpha/beta hydrolase produces the protein MSPIDALRKPLAALLTSLALFAHASASAAPVYGEQLEGFHYPYPLQHFDFQSQQQPLSMGYMDVKPAQRANGTTVVLMHGKNFCGATWEETIRALSQQGYRVIAPDQIGFCSSTKPASYQYSFQQLAENTHQLLARLGVEKAVIVGHSTGGMLATRYALMYPAQTQKLVLVNPIGLEDWKAKGAPWRSVDQWYQRERKLSAAGIKKYEQQTYYVGRWKPEYDKWVDMLAGLNSGPGHQKVAWNSALIYDMIFTQPVFYEFGDLKVPTTLMIGTSDTTAIGSDIASAEVKARLGDYAVLGKETAKRIPGARLIEFPGMGHAPQMEEPAKFNQALLDDLGRP, from the coding sequence ATGAGCCCGATAGATGCGCTGAGAAAACCGCTTGCCGCCTTGCTCACCTCGCTGGCTTTATTTGCGCATGCATCGGCCAGTGCCGCGCCTGTCTATGGCGAGCAGCTGGAAGGATTTCACTATCCTTATCCTCTGCAGCATTTCGATTTTCAGTCCCAGCAGCAACCGCTGAGCATGGGCTATATGGATGTGAAACCGGCGCAACGGGCCAACGGCACAACCGTGGTGCTGATGCACGGTAAAAACTTCTGTGGCGCGACCTGGGAAGAGACTATTCGCGCCCTGAGTCAGCAGGGATATCGCGTTATCGCGCCCGACCAGATTGGTTTTTGCAGCTCGACCAAGCCCGCCAGCTATCAATACAGCTTTCAGCAACTGGCAGAGAACACCCATCAGCTGCTTGCCCGGCTGGGTGTGGAGAAGGCGGTGATTGTCGGTCACTCCACGGGCGGGATGCTGGCCACGCGCTATGCACTGATGTACCCGGCACAGACGCAGAAGCTGGTGCTGGTTAACCCGATAGGGCTGGAGGACTGGAAAGCCAAAGGCGCGCCGTGGCGTTCGGTGGATCAGTGGTATCAGCGCGAACGTAAACTCAGCGCAGCGGGCATTAAGAAGTATGAGCAGCAGACTTACTATGTCGGGCGCTGGAAACCGGAATATGACAAGTGGGTCGATATGCTGGCCGGGCTCAACAGCGGGCCGGGCCATCAGAAGGTGGCATGGAACTCGGCCTTAATCTACGACATGATCTTCACGCAGCCGGTGTTTTATGAATTCGGCGATCTGAAAGTCCCGACGACGCTGATGATCGGCACCTCAGACACCACCGCCATCGGCAGTGATATCGCTTCTGCAGAGGTGAAAGCCCGGCTGGGGGATTATGCGGTGCTGGGGAAAGAGACGGCAAAACGCATTCCGGGCGCGCGCTTGATTGAATTTCCCGGTATGGGACACGCGCCGCAGATGGAAGAACCGGCAAAGTTTAATCAGGCGCTGCTCGACGATCTGGGCCGGCCCTGA
- a CDS encoding SDR family oxidoreductase, whose translation MAQQKEVLIIGASRGIGLAVAQAFAGEGWQVTATHRSGIPEQGKKPEIHWYALDMTHASAVQQLASQLSGKTFDAILINAGISGPSHQKVSQSDDQALAQLFLTNAIAPVRSAEILLPLLKPEGVLALTSSQLGSLNENPEAQMPIYSASKAALNMLSRTLTPAVNAQHGTLLTLHPGWVKTDMGGESAPLTAEESAAGIVQQLTQWRGRGGHHYVDYAGQQLQW comes from the coding sequence ATGGCTCAGCAAAAAGAGGTTCTGATTATTGGTGCTTCGCGCGGTATCGGTCTGGCGGTGGCACAGGCATTTGCCGGAGAGGGCTGGCAGGTCACGGCTACGCATCGCAGTGGCATTCCGGAACAGGGCAAAAAGCCAGAGATTCACTGGTATGCGCTGGATATGACCCATGCATCGGCGGTTCAGCAGCTTGCCAGCCAGCTCAGTGGCAAAACGTTCGATGCGATTCTGATCAATGCCGGGATTTCCGGGCCTTCGCATCAGAAGGTGTCTCAGAGTGACGATCAGGCGCTGGCACAGCTGTTCCTGACCAATGCGATAGCGCCGGTTCGAAGCGCAGAGATTTTGCTGCCGCTGCTGAAGCCGGAAGGCGTGCTGGCGCTGACTTCATCTCAGCTCGGCAGTCTGAATGAAAATCCAGAGGCGCAGATGCCGATTTACTCGGCCAGTAAAGCCGCCCTGAATATGCTGAGCCGTACGCTGACACCGGCGGTCAACGCGCAGCACGGGACGCTGCTGACGCTGCATCCCGGCTGGGTGAAAACGGATATGGGCGGTGAGAGCGCGCCCCTGACGGCAGAAGAGAGTGCCGCGGGTATCGTCCAGCAGCTGACCCAGTGGCGCGGACGCGGTGGTCATCACTACGTCGATTACGCCGGCCAGCAGCTGCAATGGTAA
- a CDS encoding sensor domain-containing diguanylate cyclase — translation MKAPEIPADEAQRLSQLRALNIMNTPAEERFDRLTRLARRLYDVPIALVSLLESDHQWFKSAQGYEPTGSPRNISFCAHAILQDEIMIVEDASKDERFHDNPLVIGDPHIRFYAGCPLRSPGGAKMGTLCIIGREPRQFNEEDQATMRDLAAMAEAELVAFQTATCDELTQITNRRGFMTLGQMVLNECRMKNRPACLTFLDLDKFKQINDTLGHREGDRALMDFADAMKVVFKHSDLFARLGGDEFVVLFNGLQQQQSEALLMQFDRYLQQQSISLNRRYRLQFSSGVVAFDAANPQSLEQLLHDSDEQMYLSKKQKRIAV, via the coding sequence ATGAAAGCACCTGAAATCCCCGCCGATGAGGCACAACGTTTATCGCAGTTGCGTGCGCTGAACATAATGAACACCCCTGCGGAAGAGCGTTTTGACCGTTTAACCCGACTGGCGCGCCGTCTTTATGACGTTCCTATCGCGTTAGTCAGCCTGCTGGAATCTGACCATCAGTGGTTTAAATCCGCTCAGGGCTATGAACCTACAGGATCGCCCCGGAACATCTCCTTTTGCGCCCATGCCATCCTGCAGGATGAGATCATGATCGTTGAAGATGCATCAAAAGATGAACGTTTTCATGATAACCCGCTGGTGATCGGCGATCCGCATATTCGCTTTTATGCCGGCTGTCCGCTGCGGTCACCTGGCGGCGCGAAAATGGGTACGCTCTGTATTATTGGCCGTGAGCCGCGTCAGTTTAATGAAGAGGACCAGGCTACGATGCGCGACCTGGCTGCCATGGCCGAAGCGGAACTGGTCGCCTTTCAGACCGCCACCTGTGATGAACTGACACAGATTACCAATCGTCGCGGCTTTATGACGCTGGGCCAGATGGTGCTGAATGAGTGCCGGATGAAAAACCGTCCCGCCTGCCTGACCTTCCTCGATCTCGACAAGTTTAAGCAGATTAATGACACGCTGGGCCATCGCGAAGGCGACCGTGCGCTGATGGACTTTGCCGATGCGATGAAAGTCGTGTTTAAGCACTCCGATCTGTTTGCCCGTCTGGGCGGCGATGAGTTTGTGGTGCTGTTTAATGGCCTGCAGCAGCAGCAGAGTGAAGCACTGCTCATGCAGTTCGACCGTTACTTACAACAGCAGTCAATCAGCCTGAACCGTCGCTACCGTCTGCAATTCTCTTCCGGCGTGGTCGCGTTTGACGCGGCGAATCCGCAGTCGCTGGAACAGCTGCTGCACGACAGCGATGAGCAGATGTACCTCAGTAAAAAGCAGAAACGCATCGCGGTGTAA
- the hemB gene encoding porphobilinogen synthase, translating into MSDYSLIQRPRRLRASASMREMFQESSLSLNDLALPIFVEEEVDDYKAIQAMPGVMRIPEKRLAFEIERIAKAGIRSVMTFGISHHTDATGSDAWNENGLVARMSRICKDTVPEMIVMSDTCFCEYTSHGHCGVLCDHGVDNDATLENLGKQAVVAAAAGADFIAPSAAMDGQVEAIRRALDAAGFTHTAIMSYSTKFASSFYGPFREAAGTALKGDRKTYQMNPMNRREAIRESLLDAAQGADSLMVKPAGAYLDILRDIRERTELPLAAYQVSGEYAMIKFAAQAGAIDERNVVLESLGAIKRAGADLIFSYFALDLAEQKVL; encoded by the coding sequence ATGTCTGATTATTCCCTTATCCAGCGCCCAAGAAGATTGCGCGCCAGCGCCTCAATGCGTGAAATGTTCCAGGAGTCTTCCCTGAGCCTGAACGATCTGGCTCTGCCTATCTTTGTTGAAGAAGAAGTCGACGATTACAAAGCGATTCAGGCGATGCCTGGCGTCATGCGTATTCCGGAAAAACGTCTCGCGTTTGAGATTGAGCGTATCGCTAAAGCGGGTATCCGCTCGGTGATGACCTTTGGTATTTCACACCATACCGACGCCACCGGCAGCGATGCCTGGAACGAAAACGGTCTGGTGGCGCGTATGTCGCGCATCTGCAAAGATACCGTGCCGGAAATGATTGTGATGTCTGACACCTGTTTCTGTGAATACACCAGCCACGGCCACTGTGGCGTGCTCTGTGATCACGGCGTCGATAACGATGCAACCCTGGAAAACCTGGGTAAGCAGGCCGTGGTGGCCGCCGCCGCCGGTGCAGATTTCATCGCCCCGTCAGCGGCGATGGATGGTCAGGTCGAGGCGATTCGCCGGGCTCTGGACGCTGCGGGCTTCACTCATACTGCCATCATGTCCTACTCCACTAAATTCGCTTCATCGTTTTACGGCCCGTTCCGTGAAGCGGCGGGGACTGCGCTGAAAGGCGACCGTAAAACCTACCAGATGAACCCGATGAACCGCCGTGAAGCAATCCGCGAATCGCTGCTCGATGCAGCGCAGGGCGCAGATTCACTGATGGTGAAACCGGCGGGCGCGTATCTGGATATCCTGCGCGACATCCGCGAACGCACCGAACTGCCGCTGGCGGCTTATCAGGTGAGTGGTGAATACGCGATGATTAAATTTGCCGCACAGGCCGGTGCCATTGATGAACGCAATGTGGTGCTGGAAAGTCTGGGTGCAATTAAACGCGCCGGTGCGGACCTCATTTTCAGCTATTTCGCCCTTGATCTCGCCGAACAAAAAGTGCTCTGA
- a CDS encoding helix-turn-helix domain-containing protein, with product MNENKYNESVIVSVTEWINNNLDQRLSVDDIAEKAGYSKWYLQKLFARYHNETLARYIRKKKLNASVNDLKNSSTPIISLALKYHFESQQSFTRSFKQIMGCTPSACRKRLMNDEAKQQIGDVDDPCALCSYVRPGSLKQSCGVTVRPVTHTVRGYAQADAFRDRG from the coding sequence ATGAACGAGAATAAATATAACGAAAGCGTAATCGTCTCCGTCACGGAATGGATTAATAATAATCTGGATCAGCGTTTAAGCGTTGATGATATTGCAGAAAAGGCCGGTTACTCTAAGTGGTATTTGCAGAAACTCTTTGCCCGTTATCATAATGAAACGCTGGCGCGTTATATTCGTAAGAAAAAGCTTAATGCCAGTGTTAATGATTTAAAAAACAGTAGTACGCCGATTATCAGTCTGGCGCTGAAATATCATTTTGAAAGCCAGCAATCTTTTACCCGCTCGTTTAAGCAGATTATGGGCTGCACGCCGAGCGCCTGCCGTAAGCGTCTGATGAACGACGAGGCGAAGCAGCAGATCGGCGACGTTGATGATCCCTGTGCGCTGTGCAGCTACGTGCGACCCGGAAGCCTGAAGCAGAGCTGTGGCGTAACAGTCCGGCCTGTTACGCACACAGTGCGCGGATATGCGCAGGCAGACGCTTTCCGCGACAGGGGTTAA
- a CDS encoding epoxyqueuosine reductase QueH has protein sequence MSEPFQRQPLPLPGGHKKVLLHSCCAPCSGEVMEAMLASGIEYTIYFYNPNIHPLKEYELRKEENIRFAEKFGVPFVDADYDRDNWFERARGLEWSPERGERCTMCFDMRFERTALYAHENGFPVMTSCLGISRWKDMKQINDCGVRAAAAYPDLMYWDFNWRKGGGSSRMIEISKRESFYQQEYCGCVYSLRDTNRHRVTQGRERIQIGVQYYQPDES, from the coding sequence ATGTCTGAACCTTTCCAGCGTCAGCCGCTGCCCCTGCCGGGCGGTCATAAAAAAGTCCTGCTGCACTCCTGTTGCGCACCCTGTTCGGGTGAAGTGATGGAAGCGATGCTGGCATCCGGCATTGAATACACTATCTATTTCTACAACCCGAATATTCATCCGCTCAAAGAATATGAGCTGCGCAAAGAGGAGAATATTCGCTTTGCTGAAAAATTTGGTGTGCCGTTTGTTGATGCGGATTATGACCGGGATAACTGGTTTGAGCGGGCGCGTGGATTGGAGTGGTCACCGGAACGGGGTGAACGCTGCACCATGTGTTTTGATATGCGCTTTGAGCGCACGGCACTCTATGCCCATGAGAACGGCTTCCCGGTGATGACCAGTTGCCTGGGGATTTCACGCTGGAAAGATATGAAGCAGATTAACGACTGTGGTGTTCGCGCAGCGGCGGCGTATCCGGATCTGATGTACTGGGATTTTAACTGGCGTAAAGGCGGCGGGTCGTCGCGCATGATTGAAATCAGCAAGCGCGAGAGTTTTTATCAGCAGGAATATTGTGGCTGCGTCTATTCACTGCGCGACACCAATCGTCATCGCGTCACCCAGGGACGTGAGCGTATTCAGATTGGTGTGCAATATTATCAGCCGGATGAATCCTGA